A genomic segment from Lignipirellula cremea encodes:
- a CDS encoding DUF1552 domain-containing protein, with protein sequence MNNKSVLLSRRAVLRGVGVALALPWFETFAAGSSVAEETPKRFVSIYHPDGVGLPLKSDPAWKDWSWFPRGGEKDFELTKVLDVLEPLRSDITIYSGLSHPEARQVHGHSNADQYLTGAATGGHGPYKNSISLDQAYAEFAGEFTRHSSLVMSTNGGVGGPRGAQTQSFNREGRPIPAMNRPKQIFDTLFMTSSKDAAAKLARSKSALDLLIANTRSLERQLSKHDQATLKQYLDAVRDTEIKLAKAQKWLDTPVPSVDTTNLHLDCDPKEARLYFQTMYELIYLAFLSDSTRVATFQLGRENGEGPHDLLSKAVGLGGAHGLTHAVKNPNGWKNLGTYNRYQAEEFGRFAQRLKETPEPNGNGNMLDNTFAMHGSASSSFHLSRNYPIISAGGKNFGFRNGRYLKFGVGNEDNQAGAGIVSDAGWRGKVQIEELPLARLFVAILQRLGVQADSFAGYAGALDRV encoded by the coding sequence ATGAATAACAAATCCGTCCTGCTGAGTCGTCGAGCAGTTCTTCGCGGCGTCGGCGTCGCTCTGGCATTGCCCTGGTTTGAAACGTTTGCCGCAGGCAGTTCCGTTGCAGAGGAAACGCCGAAACGCTTTGTCAGTATCTACCACCCCGACGGCGTTGGCCTGCCGCTCAAATCCGATCCCGCCTGGAAAGACTGGAGCTGGTTTCCACGGGGCGGCGAGAAAGATTTCGAATTGACCAAAGTGCTTGATGTGCTGGAACCGCTGCGCAGCGACATCACGATCTATTCCGGGCTGTCCCATCCGGAAGCTCGTCAAGTCCATGGCCACTCGAACGCCGATCAGTACCTCACGGGAGCGGCGACCGGAGGTCATGGTCCGTACAAGAACTCCATCTCACTCGATCAGGCGTACGCGGAATTCGCTGGAGAATTCACTCGCCATTCCTCGCTGGTCATGTCGACCAATGGCGGCGTCGGCGGCCCCCGCGGCGCGCAGACCCAGTCCTTTAATCGTGAAGGACGCCCGATTCCCGCGATGAACAGGCCAAAGCAGATCTTTGACACCCTGTTCATGACCAGCAGCAAAGACGCCGCCGCCAAACTGGCGAGAAGCAAAAGCGCGCTGGACCTGTTGATTGCCAATACGCGATCTCTGGAGCGACAACTCTCGAAGCACGACCAGGCGACGCTCAAGCAGTATCTTGACGCAGTGCGCGATACCGAAATAAAACTGGCCAAGGCCCAAAAGTGGCTTGATACGCCCGTGCCCAGCGTGGATACGACCAACCTTCATCTAGATTGCGATCCCAAAGAAGCCCGGCTCTATTTCCAGACCATGTACGAGCTGATCTATCTCGCCTTCCTGAGTGATTCGACGCGTGTGGCGACATTTCAGTTGGGAAGAGAAAACGGCGAAGGTCCCCACGACCTGCTCTCAAAAGCCGTCGGCCTGGGCGGCGCCCATGGTCTGACACACGCCGTGAAAAACCCCAATGGCTGGAAGAACCTGGGCACATACAACCGCTATCAGGCCGAGGAATTCGGCCGTTTTGCCCAGAGACTGAAAGAGACTCCCGAGCCGAACGGCAATGGCAACATGCTGGACAACACGTTCGCCATGCATGGGTCCGCTTCCAGCAGCTTTCACCTCTCGCGGAACTATCCGATTATTTCCGCCGGCGGCAAGAACTTCGGCTTCAGGAATGGCCGATATCTCAAGTTCGGCGTCGGGAACGAAGACAACCAGGCCGGTGCTGGAATTGTCAGTGATGCCGGGTGGCGCGGCAAAGTACAAATCGAAGAGCTGCCGTTGGCCCGCCTTTTTGTCGCGATCCTGCAGAGGCTCGGCGTCCAGGCCGACTCCTTCGCCGGGTACGCCGGGGCGCTGGATCGGGTCTAA